One window of Chryseobacterium culicis genomic DNA carries:
- a CDS encoding FAD-binding oxidoreductase — MKPNFIQKVTNWGNFPIVEKEMRSEDSFRKIKEFVLNHNEVIARGNGRCYGDASLGESIFSTKKLNKFINFDRLNGIIECESGVLLSDVLEIAVPQGYFLYVTPGTKFVSVGGAIASDVHGKNHHAEGCFSEYVIEFKLMTENGEIITCSREENSEKFWATIGGMGLTGIILTAKFKLKNIESAYIRQESIKADNLDEIFKLFEESENWTYTVAWIDCLQKGKNIGRSILMRGEHAFQHELPQSFSKTPLRLKKKLQPTVPFYFPGFVLNALTVKIFNWLYYKKQSKKEVKNFIDYETFFYPLDAITDWNKIYGKSGFIQYQMVIPKETGKEGMKRILETIANSGNGSFLAVLKLFGKNNPQAYNSFPVEGYTLALDFKVNSKLKKLVDQLDAIVQEFGGRIYLTKDSMSRSSLTSYLKNIQNPKFVSLQHKRIINNNS, encoded by the coding sequence ATGAAGCCTAATTTCATACAGAAAGTTACAAACTGGGGAAACTTTCCCATAGTAGAGAAGGAAATGAGATCCGAGGACAGTTTCAGAAAAATAAAAGAATTTGTACTCAATCACAACGAAGTTATTGCAAGAGGGAATGGAAGATGTTACGGAGATGCTTCGCTGGGAGAATCTATATTTTCAACAAAAAAATTAAATAAGTTCATCAATTTTGACCGCTTGAACGGGATCATAGAATGTGAATCCGGAGTACTGCTTTCCGATGTACTGGAAATAGCTGTTCCGCAAGGATATTTTCTGTATGTAACTCCCGGGACAAAATTTGTATCAGTAGGAGGTGCTATTGCTTCCGATGTTCATGGAAAAAATCATCATGCAGAAGGATGTTTTTCAGAATATGTGATTGAATTTAAGCTAATGACTGAGAACGGGGAAATTATTACCTGTTCCAGAGAAGAAAATTCAGAAAAGTTTTGGGCTACCATTGGAGGAATGGGACTTACAGGTATCATTCTTACAGCGAAATTTAAACTTAAAAATATAGAATCTGCATACATTCGTCAGGAAAGTATAAAAGCAGACAATCTGGATGAAATATTTAAACTGTTCGAAGAAAGTGAAAACTGGACCTATACGGTGGCCTGGATTGATTGTCTTCAGAAAGGGAAAAATATCGGTAGAAGTATCCTGATGAGAGGTGAGCACGCTTTCCAGCATGAACTTCCCCAGAGCTTTTCAAAAACACCACTACGGTTGAAGAAAAAATTACAGCCTACAGTTCCTTTTTATTTTCCGGGATTTGTATTGAATGCCCTTACCGTTAAAATATTCAACTGGCTTTACTATAAAAAACAGTCTAAAAAAGAAGTGAAAAACTTTATCGACTATGAGACGTTTTTCTATCCTTTGGATGCCATCACAGATTGGAATAAGATCTACGGGAAATCCGGTTTTATACAGTATCAGATGGTGATTCCTAAAGAAACCGGAAAAGAAGGAATGAAAAGAATCCTTGAAACGATTGCCAATAGTGGGAACGGATCATTCTTAGCGGTTTTAAAACTTTTTGGAAAGAACAATCCTCAGGCTTACAACTCATTCCCTGTGGAAGGGTATACACTGGCTCTGGATTTTAAAGTCAATTCAAAACTGAAAAAGCTGGTAGATCAGCTTGATGCTATTGTTCAGGAGTTTGGAGGAAGAATTTATCTTACCAAAGACAGTATGAGCAGATCATCATTAACCAGCTACCTGAAAAATATTCAAAATCCTAAATTTGTGTCTTTACAGCACAAAAGAATCATAAATAATAACTCATAA
- a CDS encoding SDR family NAD(P)-dependent oxidoreductase, which yields MIVLGSTSEVAQAFVEKALQEGEKFEKIYLFTSNKETTERFARHIDVKFLQQAEVIELDLTKEIDYNRFDNISSNVLFCAVGYLGDGTEEGLYDNRNTERIIDINYSKLVPVMNYFAHKFESRRSGTIIGLSSVAGDRGRQSNFIYGSAKAAFTAYLSGLRNYLFDKKVHVLTIKPGFMATKMTEGLPLNPKLTATPKQAAACIYKAFKKEKNVAYVLPVWSVIMMIIRNIPEFIFKKLKL from the coding sequence ATGATAGTTCTGGGAAGTACATCTGAAGTGGCACAGGCTTTTGTGGAAAAAGCACTTCAGGAAGGAGAAAAGTTTGAAAAAATCTATCTTTTTACCTCAAATAAAGAAACTACAGAGCGTTTTGCTAGACATATTGATGTAAAGTTTCTGCAGCAGGCGGAAGTCATTGAACTGGATCTGACGAAAGAAATTGATTACAATAGATTTGATAATATCAGTTCAAATGTATTATTTTGTGCCGTAGGATATTTAGGAGACGGAACAGAAGAAGGATTGTATGATAATCGAAATACAGAACGTATCATCGATATCAATTATTCAAAATTGGTTCCTGTGATGAATTATTTTGCCCATAAGTTTGAAAGCAGAAGATCCGGAACGATCATCGGGCTTTCATCCGTGGCAGGAGACCGAGGAAGGCAGAGTAATTTTATCTATGGAAGCGCAAAAGCAGCTTTTACAGCTTATTTGAGTGGTTTGAGAAACTATCTTTTTGATAAAAAAGTACATGTTCTTACCATAAAACCAGGGTTTATGGCCACTAAGATGACAGAAGGACTTCCTTTGAATCCGAAGTTGACAGCGACTCCCAAACAGGCCGCTGCGTGTATTTATAAAGCCTTCAAAAAGGAGAAAAACGTGGCATATGTTTTGCCGGTTTGGAGTGTTATTATGATGATTATCAGGAATATTCCTGAGTTTATATTCAAAAAATTAAAGCTTTAA
- a CDS encoding HAD family hydrolase — MKKLYCFDFDGTLTYKDTMFMYLKFYDSTKYRIQFLRHVPLFILLKLKLAETEKVKKSFIGSILRGQTQEKIEQKSKQFFDQHYPKIVRENALDFIKNIDRNNTQSLLVTASLDIWVKPFADELKMELVSTRAEFKNGVFTGNFVGKNCNGKEKLVRIKAEINDSKYDKIIAFGDTSGDRPMLKWANEGHYQFFH; from the coding sequence ATGAAAAAATTGTATTGTTTTGATTTTGACGGAACCCTGACGTATAAAGATACCATGTTTATGTATCTTAAATTTTACGATTCTACAAAATACCGTATACAATTTTTAAGACATGTACCCTTGTTTATTCTGCTGAAACTGAAACTGGCCGAAACGGAAAAAGTAAAAAAAAGCTTTATCGGTTCCATTTTAAGAGGACAGACCCAGGAAAAAATCGAACAGAAATCTAAACAGTTTTTTGACCAGCATTATCCTAAAATAGTGAGGGAAAATGCGTTAGACTTTATAAAAAATATCGATAGGAATAATACACAAAGTTTATTGGTAACTGCTTCATTAGATATCTGGGTGAAACCTTTCGCCGATGAACTGAAAATGGAGCTTGTTTCTACGCGGGCAGAGTTTAAGAACGGGGTTTTCACAGGAAATTTTGTAGGAAAAAACTGCAACGGGAAGGAAAAACTGGTAAGAATTAAAGCAGAAATCAACGATTCTAAGTACGATAAAATTATTGCATTTGGGGATACTTCAGGAGATCGGCCAATGTTGAAATGGGCAAATGAGGGACATTACCAATTTTTTCATTAA
- a CDS encoding cysteine desulfurase family protein produces MDKVYLDNAATTPLAEEVIDAMVGTMKMNFGNPSSTHSFGQEAKILIENVRRQVADYLHVSPAEIIFTSCGTESNNMIIKSSVEHLGVERIISSPLEHKCVSESILDMKSRKGVEVNYIRPNEKGDIDLAKLEELLKASDKKTLVSLMHANNEIGNIINLKQVAQLCKEHHALFHSDTVQTMAHMNLDFSDIPVDFASCSAHKFHGPKGAGFAFIRKATGLKGIITGGPQERSLRAGTENVCGIVGLGKALELSLNHMEDYTHHMQDIKDYAIERLSAEIEGIKFNGRSAEKENSLYTVLSALLPYKNPLIGLQLDMKGIAISQGSACSSGASKPSMVMMMVLSEDEMDHCTPLRISFSHMTTKAEIDTLVNALKEISSDYTIEKTNVEHR; encoded by the coding sequence ATGGATAAAGTATATTTAGATAATGCCGCAACCACTCCGCTTGCAGAAGAAGTTATAGATGCAATGGTTGGCACTATGAAAATGAATTTCGGAAACCCGTCTTCAACGCACAGTTTTGGTCAGGAAGCAAAAATCCTTATTGAAAATGTAAGAAGACAGGTTGCAGACTATCTTCATGTAAGTCCTGCTGAAATCATTTTCACTTCCTGTGGTACCGAATCAAACAACATGATCATCAAATCCTCGGTAGAACATCTGGGAGTAGAAAGAATCATCAGCTCTCCTCTGGAACATAAATGTGTTTCTGAAAGTATTCTGGATATGAAAAGCAGAAAAGGAGTAGAGGTGAACTACATCCGTCCCAATGAAAAAGGAGATATTGATCTTGCTAAATTAGAAGAGCTTTTAAAAGCTTCAGATAAAAAAACACTGGTAAGCTTAATGCATGCCAACAACGAAATCGGAAATATCATCAACCTTAAACAGGTTGCCCAACTGTGCAAAGAGCATCATGCTCTTTTCCACTCAGATACTGTACAGACCATGGCTCATATGAACCTTGACTTTTCAGATATTCCTGTAGATTTTGCATCCTGCAGTGCCCACAAATTTCACGGGCCAAAAGGAGCAGGGTTTGCATTTATCAGAAAAGCAACAGGTTTAAAAGGAATTATTACCGGAGGACCTCAGGAAAGAAGCCTTAGAGCCGGAACAGAAAATGTTTGCGGTATCGTAGGGTTAGGTAAAGCATTAGAGCTTTCTCTAAATCATATGGAGGATTATACCCACCATATGCAGGATATCAAAGATTATGCAATTGAAAGACTTTCTGCAGAAATAGAAGGGATTAAATTCAATGGAAGAAGTGCTGAAAAGGAAAACAGCCTTTATACCGTTTTAAGTGCTTTATTGCCTTATAAAAATCCATTAATCGGACTTCAACTGGACATGAAAGGAATTGCAATCTCTCAGGGAAGTGCATGCTCATCAGGAGCATCAAAACCTTCAATGGTAATGATGATGGTGCTTTCTGAGGACGAAATGGATCACTGTACACCATTACGTATCTCTTTCAGCCATATGACGACCAAAGCGGAGATCGATACATTAGTCAATGCTTTGAAAGAAATTTCAAGTGATTACACTATAGAAAAAACTAATGTTGAGCATAGATAG
- the trxA gene encoding thioredoxin: MALEITDSSFQDTVLKSDKPVLVDFWAVWCGPCRTLGPIIEEVASDFEGKAVVGKVDVDNNQEISMQYGIRNIPTVLIFKNGEVVDKLVGVAPKEVIAEKLSAHL; encoded by the coding sequence ATGGCTTTAGAAATTACAGACAGCTCATTTCAGGATACGGTTTTAAAATCAGATAAACCGGTATTAGTAGACTTCTGGGCAGTATGGTGTGGACCTTGCAGAACTTTAGGACCAATCATCGAAGAAGTAGCATCAGATTTTGAAGGTAAAGCAGTAGTTGGGAAAGTAGATGTAGACAACAACCAAGAGATTTCTATGCAGTATGGTATTAGAAATATCCCTACAGTTCTTATTTTTAAGAATGGAGAAGTAGTTGATAAATTAGTAGGTGTAGCTCCAAAAGAGGTAATCGCTGAAAAATTAAGCGCTCACTTATAA
- a CDS encoding polysaccharide biosynthesis protein, whose protein sequence is MGDVFKIRELRYMPRWSVFLIDISVIFFSVLVSYLLLNSLKVKFNFAEYQNEKIFSVVVVNVLCILLFKTYAGIIRHSTFFDFFKILWSSGSALVAMLGLNFMSELILGKPVYLYPVLFLFFFISIFLMFFFRMVTKQIFGILLPKEVAYKERIAIVGVEDTSISLAKAIIHNPDHPYRLAGFLSTRSDSQKAMLLGHKIYNKKQFFKSDTLKDQFDAVLIKDVMTKPEMEEWTSLALDKGLKVLKAPVVNIIKEDDIVGSIRPLQIEDLLDRPIIKIENDEVKSYHVHKNILVTGGAGSIGSEIVRQVSQLNSSLIVVVDQAESPLYELQLELLERFPNQMFKFVLADISNYSRMEKLFDDNQFSIVYHAAAYKHVPLIEDNPHEAIFVNIGGTQNVALLSKKYNVNRFVMVSTDKAVNPTNVMGASKRAAELFVQSLQNSSQNTTKFITTRFGNVLGSNGSVIPHFKKQIEKGGPVTITHPDIIRYFMTIPEACELVLQAGTMGQGGEIYVFDMGKPVKILDLAERMIKLSGYTPGIDIKIDFIGLRPGEKLYEELLTDHSTTIPTHHEKIMISRDPLMEFEEIEILCKQIILSAMNKDSLQIVRILKTIVPEFISNNSEFEILDKISEYEVYE, encoded by the coding sequence ATGGGGGATGTATTTAAAATCAGGGAGTTAAGGTATATGCCCAGGTGGTCGGTTTTTCTTATTGATATTTCTGTCATTTTTTTTTCTGTTTTAGTTTCATATTTGCTTTTAAATAGTCTAAAAGTAAAATTTAATTTTGCAGAATATCAAAATGAAAAAATATTTTCCGTAGTTGTTGTGAATGTTTTGTGTATACTTCTATTCAAAACGTATGCGGGAATTATAAGGCACTCTACTTTTTTTGATTTTTTTAAAATTTTATGGTCTTCGGGTAGTGCTCTTGTTGCTATGCTGGGACTTAATTTTATGTCAGAACTGATATTGGGTAAGCCTGTATATTTATACCCTGTTCTTTTTCTGTTTTTCTTTATCTCTATTTTTCTGATGTTCTTTTTCAGAATGGTAACCAAACAGATTTTTGGTATTTTGCTTCCTAAGGAGGTTGCATACAAAGAAAGAATTGCTATTGTAGGGGTGGAAGATACTTCTATTTCATTAGCAAAGGCTATTATTCATAATCCCGACCATCCTTACCGTCTGGCAGGATTTCTTAGCACAAGATCGGATTCTCAAAAAGCGATGTTGCTTGGTCATAAAATTTATAATAAAAAACAATTTTTCAAGAGTGATACTCTGAAAGATCAATTTGATGCGGTTTTAATCAAGGATGTTATGACAAAGCCTGAGATGGAAGAATGGACCAGTCTGGCATTAGATAAAGGGCTGAAAGTATTAAAAGCTCCTGTAGTGAATATCATAAAAGAAGATGATATTGTAGGAAGTATCCGCCCGCTTCAGATAGAAGATTTACTTGATCGTCCGATCATTAAAATAGAAAATGATGAGGTAAAGAGTTACCATGTTCATAAAAATATTTTAGTAACCGGAGGAGCCGGATCTATAGGAAGTGAAATTGTAAGACAGGTTTCTCAGTTAAATTCCTCACTTATTGTTGTTGTAGATCAGGCCGAATCTCCTTTATATGAGCTGCAGCTTGAATTGTTGGAAAGATTCCCTAATCAAATGTTCAAATTTGTATTGGCGGATATTTCGAACTATTCCAGAATGGAAAAATTGTTTGATGATAATCAGTTTTCAATAGTTTATCATGCCGCAGCATACAAACATGTCCCTTTAATAGAAGATAATCCACATGAAGCTATTTTTGTAAACATTGGCGGAACCCAAAATGTAGCACTTTTATCAAAAAAATACAATGTTAATCGTTTTGTGATGGTCTCTACAGATAAAGCGGTAAACCCTACGAACGTAATGGGAGCTTCTAAAAGGGCAGCTGAACTCTTTGTGCAGTCTCTGCAAAATTCTTCACAGAACACAACAAAATTTATTACAACCCGTTTTGGAAATGTACTAGGTTCCAATGGTTCCGTAATACCACATTTCAAAAAACAAATTGAAAAAGGAGGTCCGGTGACGATTACTCATCCTGATATCATTCGTTATTTCATGACTATTCCTGAGGCCTGCGAATTGGTACTTCAGGCAGGAACAATGGGACAGGGAGGCGAAATTTATGTTTTTGATATGGGAAAACCGGTTAAAATTCTGGATTTGGCGGAAAGAATGATCAAATTATCAGGATATACTCCGGGTATTGATATTAAAATTGACTTTATAGGTTTAAGGCCTGGTGAAAAGCTGTATGAAGAACTTTTAACAGATCATTCTACTACTATTCCTACCCATCATGAGAAAATTATGATATCCAGAGATCCACTTATGGAGTTTGAAGAGATAGAAATTTTGTGTAAACAAATTATTCTGTCAGCAATGAATAAAGATAGTTTGCAGATTGTGAGAATATTAAAAACCATTGTGCCGGAATTTATAAGCAATAATTCCGAATTTGAAATTCTTGATAAGATATCTGAATATGAAGTATATGAATAA
- a CDS encoding polysaccharide biosynthesis/export family protein produces MSKHNMEEEVAKAKFQGLHIQEGDVLLILVSALDEVAVKPFNLNTTNKVGSNSNTGVNQYVQPSEYLVNEEGNIYFPVIGNVYAKGMTQIQLKQDLETRLKRYLTDPLVTITLKNFNVSILGEVKNPGQKESVSQKINIFQALGLAGDMTDFGDRTNVKLIRSGDDGSDQVVNVDLTRSDIVNSPYYYMRQNDILYVQPDKNKQVQANSNPNRALTFQIIGALLTAGTLIIALTRK; encoded by the coding sequence ATGTCAAAACATAACATGGAAGAGGAGGTTGCGAAAGCAAAATTTCAGGGCTTGCATATTCAGGAAGGAGATGTGCTTCTGATTCTTGTTTCCGCACTTGATGAAGTTGCTGTAAAACCTTTCAATCTTAATACAACAAACAAAGTAGGAAGTAATTCTAATACCGGAGTAAATCAATATGTTCAGCCAAGTGAATATTTGGTAAATGAAGAAGGAAATATATATTTTCCTGTAATAGGAAATGTATATGCTAAAGGAATGACTCAGATACAGCTTAAACAGGACCTGGAAACTAGGTTAAAAAGATACTTGACAGACCCTTTAGTTACGATTACCCTGAAAAATTTTAATGTAAGCATCTTAGGAGAAGTAAAGAATCCTGGACAAAAAGAAAGTGTTTCCCAAAAGATCAACATTTTCCAGGCTCTTGGTCTTGCGGGTGATATGACAGATTTTGGAGACCGTACCAATGTAAAATTGATCCGTTCCGGAGATGATGGATCAGATCAGGTTGTTAATGTTGACCTTACAAGATCAGATATTGTAAATTCACCGTACTATTATATGAGGCAGAACGACATATTGTATGTACAACCGGACAAAAACAAACAGGTTCAGGCCAACTCTAATCCGAACAGAGCCCTTACATTCCAGATTATTGGTGCATTACTGACAGCTGGTACACTTATTATTGCTTTAACTCGAAAATAA
- a CDS encoding GumC family protein, producing MQQIEFQESEESLDLRKIIGKYLGKWPWFIASVLLFIIVAFVYLRYAIPQYQSTTTLKFDKKQSDLSGALIDLDNLGLGLGNADELKSEVAVVSSRPILMKVVENLNLNVQYYNSGEIRDSELFTKVPIEAKIISYKTDIKKFVSSEYLVKEVSGNDFVLEGIDKKKVKGSFNKNLTLDFGTVVLQKVPGLTFKDKYKIVFWNPQEKVKSLEKKIQVDLPDQKAMLMDISIIGTVPEKSEAILNEVTKQYNLDGLRDKNLQAQNTQEFIDKRLEVISRDLSGVENQKEDFQNRNRIVDLQAQAQLALQNTTDNTKQLLQQQTQLDLLNSLQSEASKGSNQLMPSNLGLNPSLEQAISQYNTLVISRNKTLKQATNENPAVIEMNKEISSLKEIVRDNISQQKATIQASIAQINSQISASNGMIEKVPGQSKVYRGIERQQNLKEQLFLFLLQKREENAINLSVNVPKAKIVNPAYTIDAPVSPKKIIILLAALILGLLVPAGIFYLFFMWDDKIYNRADIAEISSLGVLVDIPALKDDQNHLVQRNDFSELAESFRILVSNLKFVLPKKDSAKVILVTSSVKGEGKTLVSVNLALTLGSKNGRSLLIGSDVRNPQIQRYDDERIKNTGLTEYLYDETINVEDLIHTSDTNPECDVIYAGSIPPNPQELLSNGRYQKLISEISSRYEYIVIDSAPLMLVSDTLSISDTADASIYVVRSGVSRRILIEFANKLVKESKIKNVSFVINDVAKNVGGYGYGYNYGYGYGYTVDKKKNWWQKLFNK from the coding sequence ATGCAGCAGATAGAATTTCAGGAAAGTGAAGAGTCTTTAGATCTGAGAAAGATCATTGGAAAGTATTTAGGCAAATGGCCTTGGTTTATAGCATCTGTATTATTATTTATTATCGTAGCTTTTGTATATCTTCGGTATGCTATACCTCAGTATCAGTCTACCACAACTCTAAAATTTGATAAAAAACAATCGGATCTAAGTGGTGCTTTAATTGATCTTGACAATCTTGGGCTTGGATTGGGAAATGCAGACGAGCTTAAAAGTGAAGTTGCTGTAGTAAGTTCCAGACCTATTCTAATGAAGGTTGTTGAAAACCTTAACCTTAATGTACAATATTATAATTCTGGTGAAATAAGGGATTCTGAATTATTCACAAAAGTACCTATCGAAGCCAAAATTATATCCTATAAAACGGATATCAAGAAATTTGTTTCATCCGAATATCTTGTGAAAGAAGTCAGTGGAAATGATTTCGTTTTAGAGGGTATAGATAAGAAAAAAGTAAAAGGCAGTTTCAATAAAAATCTGACTCTTGATTTCGGAACTGTAGTTCTCCAAAAAGTTCCAGGACTTACCTTTAAAGATAAATATAAAATTGTATTCTGGAATCCGCAAGAGAAGGTAAAATCTTTGGAAAAAAAGATTCAGGTTGATCTTCCGGATCAGAAAGCGATGCTTATGGACATTAGCATCATAGGAACTGTTCCTGAAAAATCAGAAGCTATTCTTAATGAAGTAACCAAACAGTATAACCTGGATGGGCTACGAGATAAAAACTTACAAGCTCAAAATACTCAAGAGTTTATTGATAAACGATTAGAAGTTATCTCACGAGATCTTTCTGGCGTTGAAAATCAGAAAGAAGATTTCCAAAACCGTAACCGAATCGTAGACTTGCAGGCGCAGGCGCAGTTGGCGCTTCAAAATACGACCGACAACACAAAACAACTTCTTCAGCAGCAAACGCAGCTAGATCTCCTTAACTCTCTTCAATCTGAAGCTTCAAAAGGGTCTAATCAGCTTATGCCTTCTAATTTAGGATTAAACCCTTCTCTGGAACAGGCAATTTCACAATATAACACTCTTGTTATTAGTAGAAATAAAACTCTGAAGCAGGCGACCAATGAAAACCCTGCTGTGATAGAAATGAATAAAGAAATTTCTTCATTGAAAGAAATTGTAAGAGATAATATAAGTCAGCAAAAGGCTACAATTCAAGCGTCTATTGCACAGATAAACAGTCAGATTTCTGCCAGTAACGGAATGATTGAAAAAGTTCCCGGACAGTCGAAAGTTTACAGAGGTATCGAACGTCAGCAGAATCTTAAAGAACAGCTTTTCCTTTTCCTTTTACAGAAAAGAGAAGAAAACGCAATCAATCTTTCTGTTAATGTTCCGAAAGCTAAAATTGTAAATCCGGCTTATACAATTGATGCACCTGTCTCTCCAAAGAAGATTATAATTCTTTTGGCTGCACTTATATTAGGATTGCTTGTACCTGCAGGAATATTTTATCTTTTCTTTATGTGGGATGATAAAATTTACAATCGTGCCGATATTGCAGAAATTTCATCACTTGGGGTACTCGTAGATATTCCTGCGCTGAAAGACGATCAGAATCACCTTGTACAGAGAAATGATTTCTCAGAATTAGCAGAATCATTCAGAATATTGGTTTCCAATCTTAAATTTGTACTTCCTAAGAAAGATTCGGCGAAAGTCATATTGGTAACTTCTTCAGTGAAAGGAGAAGGAAAAACACTGGTTTCAGTGAATCTTGCTCTGACATTGGGAAGCAAAAACGGAAGATCGTTACTAATTGGTTCGGATGTTAGAAATCCGCAGATACAGAGATATGATGATGAGCGTATTAAGAATACTGGTCTTACGGAATATTTATATGATGAAACGATAAATGTGGAAGATCTTATCCATACTTCCGATACCAACCCTGAATGTGATGTAATTTATGCGGGATCTATCCCTCCAAATCCTCAGGAGCTTCTTTCTAATGGTCGTTATCAGAAGCTTATCAGTGAGATTTCGTCCCGATACGAATATATTGTGATTGATTCCGCTCCGCTGATGTTGGTTTCAGATACATTGAGTATTTCTGATACAGCTGATGCTTCTATATATGTTGTAAGATCAGGAGTATCAAGAAGAATATTAATAGAATTTGCAAATAAACTCGTAAAAGAATCAAAAATAAAAAATGTCTCTTTCGTAATTAATGATGTTGCTAAAAATGTAGGAGGATACGGCTACGGTTACAACTATGGCTATGGTTACGGATATACTGTGGATAAAAAGAAAAATTGGTGGCAGAAACTTTTTAATAAATAA
- a CDS encoding nucleotide sugar dehydrogenase: MNIQNKIGIIGLGYVGLPLARLFATKYAVVGFDINQARIAELNNGKDSTLEVEDEVLQPVLVKENPFSSSSKGLLCSSNLEDIKEANIYIVTVPTPVDKHNRPDLTPLYKASETVGKVLKKGDIVIYESTVYPGVTEEECIPVLEKVSGLKFNEDFFAGYSPERINPGDKERTVEKILKVTSGSTPEVGKKVDELYKSVIAAGTHLAPTIKVAEASKVIENSQRDINIAFVNELAKIFNLLNIDTHAVLEAAGTKWNFLKFKPGLVGGHCIGVDPFYLAQKAQDVGYYSELILTARRLNDSMGQFVASEVVKTMIKKRINITDAKVLNLGITFKENCPDVRNTKAADVINALEDYSINVTTYDPWANPEEVMHEYGIKSTSSMEDIKEKFDAVVLTVSHDEFLNIDLSSYLKEDGVVYDVKGILEKYDNRL; encoded by the coding sequence ATGAATATACAGAATAAAATTGGGATAATAGGTTTGGGGTATGTAGGACTACCTCTGGCTCGTTTATTTGCAACAAAATACGCCGTTGTTGGTTTTGATATCAATCAGGCCAGAATTGCAGAACTTAACAACGGAAAAGATTCCACTTTGGAAGTAGAAGATGAAGTATTACAACCGGTTTTAGTAAAAGAGAATCCCTTTTCAAGCTCATCAAAAGGATTGCTTTGCTCATCTAATCTAGAAGATATTAAAGAAGCTAATATCTATATTGTAACTGTTCCTACACCGGTAGACAAACATAACCGTCCGGATTTAACGCCATTATATAAGGCGTCTGAAACAGTGGGGAAGGTATTGAAAAAAGGAGATATTGTTATTTATGAATCTACTGTTTATCCTGGCGTTACAGAAGAAGAATGTATCCCTGTCCTGGAAAAAGTTTCAGGATTGAAATTTAACGAAGATTTTTTTGCAGGATATTCTCCTGAAAGAATCAATCCGGGAGATAAAGAACGTACTGTAGAGAAAATTTTAAAGGTAACTTCAGGTTCTACACCGGAAGTTGGTAAAAAAGTAGACGAATTATATAAATCTGTAATTGCAGCAGGAACACATTTGGCACCTACGATTAAAGTAGCAGAAGCATCCAAAGTGATCGAAAATTCACAACGTGATATTAATATTGCTTTTGTGAATGAGCTTGCAAAGATATTTAATCTCTTGAATATTGATACACACGCAGTTTTGGAAGCTGCAGGAACGAAATGGAATTTTCTGAAATTCAAGCCAGGATTGGTAGGAGGACACTGCATCGGGGTAGATCCTTTCTATCTTGCCCAGAAAGCGCAGGACGTAGGATATTATTCTGAGTTGATCCTTACAGCAAGAAGACTTAATGATTCTATGGGGCAGTTTGTAGCTTCAGAGGTTGTAAAAACGATGATTAAGAAAAGAATCAACATTACGGATGCCAAAGTGCTGAATCTTGGAATCACCTTTAAGGAAAACTGTCCGGATGTAAGAAATACAAAAGCAGCAGATGTTATTAATGCACTGGAAGACTATTCTATCAATGTGACAACGTATGATCCGTGGGCGAATCCGGAAGAAGTAATGCATGAATATGGTATTAAATCTACAAGCTCTATGGAAGATATTAAAGAGAAGTTTGATGCAGTTGTTCTCACAGTTTCTCATGATGAATTCCTGAATATTGATCTTTCCAGTTATTTAAAAGAAGATGGGGTGGTATATGATGTTAAAGGAATTTTAGAGAAATACGATAATCGTTTATAA